A region from the Peromyscus maniculatus bairdii isolate BWxNUB_F1_BW_parent chromosome 5, HU_Pman_BW_mat_3.1, whole genome shotgun sequence genome encodes:
- the LOC102918263 gene encoding uncharacterized protein LOC102918263 has product MRKHQNPAPPPMAGSSNPNEKVGHKPKANPPRARAGSCSPGRPQTQSRPESVSGRWEQGRRARQKTKVGPGAQRGQAEAPPARSRRVQKRSLPGPCNQDAAAQDEARSVQRTAAARGPPLPRSPEAGAGRPPACHTAARGPAPGREVGPPAHGVERLRWRGVRRRV; this is encoded by the coding sequence ATGAGAAAACATCAAAACCCAGCGCCGCCGCCGATGGCCGGCAGCTCGAATCCGAACGAGAAGGTTGGGCACAAGCCAAAGGCAAACCCTCCTCGGGCGCGGGCCGGTTCCTGCAGCCCCGGAAGGCCGCAGACACAGAGCCGCCCTGAGTCCGTGAGTGGCCGCTGGGAACAAGGCCGCCGCGCTCGGCAGAAAACGAAAGTCGGCCCCGGGGCCCAGCGGGGCCAGGCCGAGGCGCCGCCGGCTCGGTCCCGTCGCGTCCAGAAGCGAAGTCTCCCGGGGCCCTGCAACCAGGACGCCGCCGCGCAGGACGAAGCCAGGTCGGTCCAGCGGACGGCGGCGGCGCGCGGCCCGCCACTCCCGAGGAGCCCGGAGGCAGGAGCGGGAAGGCCGCCCGCTTGCCACACCGCAGCTCGGGGCCCAGCGCCCGGCCGGGAAGTAGGGCCGCCCGCGCACGGAGTGGAACGCCTGCGGTGGCGCGGAGTGAGACGCAGGGTGTAG